Part of the Pseudorasbora parva isolate DD20220531a chromosome 13, ASM2467924v1, whole genome shotgun sequence genome is shown below.
TTGTTGTTTACCTGCTGTCAACAGACatgcaacccccccccccccccccccccccccacacacacacacacacacacagacctacacacgcacacacacaaatacactatattgccaaaagttttgggaggtctgcctttacatgcacatgaactttatatacgttttttatgaatgtgaattagctataacagcttcaactcttctgggaagactttccacaaggtttaggagtgtgctTATGGAAATTTTCGACAATTTTTCTAAAAGCTTATTTGTGAGGCCtagcactgatgttggacgagaaggcctgactAGCAGTCTCCGCTCTACAGTGCacccggaaagtattcacagcgcttcaccttttccacattttgttatgttacagccttattccaaaataaattattttttcccctcaattCTGCAAACTGTACCTCATAATGACAAGGTGGAAgaagtttgtttaaaatctttacaaataaaaaaatgaatgaataaataaataaataaatcacatatacATAAGTATTCCCAGCTTTTGCCATGGCACTCAAAATTTAGCTTGGgtgcatcctgtttccactggtcatccttgagatgtttctacaacttgattggagtccacttgtggtaaattcagttgacatgatttggaaaggcacacacctgtctataatAAGGTCCcgcagttaacagtgcatgtcagagcacaaaccaaacCATGAAGTTCAAtaaattgtctgtagacctccgaGACATGATTGTAAAGAAGCACAAATCTGGGGAAAGGTACAGAAAAATTTCTGCAGCATTAAAGGTCtcaatgagcacagtggcctttATCATCTATAAATGGGATTGATCAGGGGAGAAGatccttagtcagggaggtgaccaagaacccgatggtcactctgacagagctccagcgtttctctgtggagagaggagaaccttccagaagaacaacaatctctgcagcactccaccaatcagttctgtatggtagagtggccagatgGAAGCCATTCCTCAGTAAAAGGCcatctggagtttgccaaaaggcacctgaaggactctcagaccacgagaaacaaaattctctgatctgatgaaattatttggcctgaatggcaatcATCATTTCTGGAGGATACCAGGCAAGGCTCATCATCACCTGGacaataccatccctacagtgaagcatggtggtggcagcatcatgctgtggggatgtttttcagcggcaggaactgggagactagtcaggattgagggaaagatgaatgcagcaatgtacagagatatccttgatgaaaacctgctccagagcgctctggatCGGACAGCTCTGGATCGGACAGCTCTGGATTGCTCTGGGGCAAAGtttcatcttccaacaggacaacgaTCAAAAACACACAGCCAAGATACCAAGTGACTATGGGACAACTCTGttaatgttattgttattgAGTGCCCCAGCCAAAGCCCAGGCTTGATCCCAATTGAATATCTCTGGAgcgatctgaaaatggctgtgcaccgacgctccccatccaacctgatggagctaaaaaggtcctgcaaagaagaatgggagaaactgcccaaaaatgtGTGTCacaagcttgtagcatcaaaggctgtgaatacttatgtacattgtatatttttttataaatttgcaaagatttcaaacaaacttctttcacattgtcattatggggtttTGTTTGTtgaattttaaagaaaatgatggagttaatccattttggaataagccTGTAACGTAACAAATTGTAGAATaagtgaagcactgtgaatacttTTAGATGCACTGTACAAACCTGTTATCCTGACAAGCGAGACCCAATCAAGATgcttggtctggaaactcaccaatgacagggctcaatccgagaggcgggataaacggttgtctttcaaactccctctgcacacaattggatagcgctacaactaACCAGACCAACGTGAAGTGGAGCTAGCTGAAGCTAGTAAACAtttgaagattaaactttcgccatatccggtcggcaaaactccaaacacatcttccctttttaagaatgacttcagtgccgttctttgctcttttctcagagaaaagcttaactccaagtcttccagagtcgcagtcaaagctgattcaaaagactgGCGTTCGCCAGCTTTTgcgtttactagaagcacgcaaacgcaattcTGCCGTTATTATGTATGGTTAAGCCCCGCCAACCGACTctgtacacgatgtgattggcccgaccagagtttggtttttacagcttagaagtgtattgagagttgctagacgacgtggcagattagattttctgctagggtgtgtctagatttctaggctacaaacCTGTATACACATATGTATAAAGTGCCTGTCCAGAACTTCACTAGATGACATCTATCACATAAATGGATCACATTCATATGGATTGAAAACTCACTACTGTGCAACTTTTCATGTTCCTTCAGATGCTTCTTGAAGTTGAATGACTTGCTGCAGGGGGGGTGCGAGCAGGTGAAGGTCTTCTGCTGGAGATGCTGGTACTTGACATGATGCTGAGGAGAGGAAAAGACTGAGATGAATTTCCATCCTGTCGCAATGTTGATGCTTTTCCATAAAACCTTGAATTTAATGTAATTCTGGTTTAAATAGTTTCTTTTCTTACACATCTGTGCAGAATAATGGGAAATAGGGTTGTTTTATTCCAGTAAAAACTAATGAATGTGTCATAGACAATCAAAACTGACTCAGCACTCACGTTGAGATATTGCCGACTAGAGAAAATCTTATGGCAGCCTTCAAACTCACAAGGCAAAATCACTTTGGATGTTGATTTTCTGTAAAAACAGAGATAAGGATCATGAAACATGACATTAACATATAATACAAAAAGatattcaaaataaaaccataaaaataTCACCAAACATATAAATACATTACTGTTCtaatatgtaaaatgaatacaaCTATGCAAAAacttttatataaatgtaaagtAAACCATATTTATATTGGTAAAGTAATGGTAAAATTAAAGAACAAACCGTTTTCTCTTGCCACCAATCTGGAACATGTCGTGTTTCAAATACTGTAGACTGGAGATAAAAAGTTAAAGAACTTTAGgattttatttaactttattaaacttatttaatctaaaatataaaaaatatgtgcTGTTAAAAATAATCACCTGCTATTTTTTACTGTTCCTGCCTTTTTGTTGACATTGAGTTTCTCTGTAGTATCTGCTCTACTCTGGACCCCTCTTTTGGTTAAATTCAGTACTGCAACTTCCTTATTGCTAGGAGACAGAGACTTGGCTTAACTTATGTCTAATTGAGTCATTAAGAGCATAGATGAATAGAATAAATACCTATCAGGGGGGCTTTGGTTTTCAATGCAAAACCTGGCAGGATCATCTCCAGTTATCTCATCACTGTCTGTGGGAGATCTGACAATCGGAAAAAGATTGAGGAGACATCATTTaactaaatattataaatacagCTAAACAACCAAACATGGAAAAATATATACCTTTGATCTGAATGCAAAACATCAGCTGCCACAAtattttctttctgtgtctcaGGAATTTCAGTCACTGTAAAACCTTAACACATGGTTCTAGTTAttcctttaaaaacaaaaacagcatcTTAATATTAGAGAGATCCTTAAAAACAAAGTCACCTGCACTGTTGTTGCCTCCGAACATTTGAGACCTTGTCTCGTTTTTCTGTTCAGTGTCATTTGTGGCAACTTCAGCATTTTCTCGTAGTTGCCATCTTTTTAATCTAGTCATCACCTCTTGTCTTTCTGTCTTTCCTTCCTCCTTCAACCGCCTCCTGCCTCGTTGTTTGAGTCTCTTTGGGCTGGATGCAGTCATttcactttcatttttaaatgtcattacCTTCTCCATCTTAACAGGAGACCACGAAAAGTGATGTCTGTCTTCACAAATGTACTTAAGACACACGTCCACCTCAGAAGAATCGTTGGAATCAGTTTCAGACTCTCTTCTCCCTGCTGCATGAGCACTCTGATCTGGCTCTGTTGGTTCTGTGACAGTCCGAGAATGCAGGACAGGGGGGAAAGGGCACATCTGCCCATGGTTGTGGACCAGCAGGATAAGTTCCTGCAAAGATTCCTTGGTAGTTGATAGGGTGCTTGTGATCTCTCCTTGCCCATCACctaaaggatatatatatatatatatatatatatatatatatatatatatatatatatatatatatatatatatatatatatatatatatatatatatatatatatatatatatatatatatatatatatatataaagagagagagagagagagagagagagagagagagagagagagagagagagagagagagattccaTGATTCTTAGATTAGCAAGGCCAAATCAttgcaaaaattattttttttaaagggttagttcacccaaaattcgaatgattcgaatcatgaatcaatactcTGATTCATAAACgttctaatctttatttgaggattgaatacaaacccggaagagaagacaatgctgaataaagtcatagtttttgttatttttggaccaaaatgtattttgatgcttcaagagattctaatgaactaactaatgtcacatatggactactttgatgatgtttttattacctttctggacatggacgatatagtgtgcatacacttgcatacgctctcggactaaatataaaatatcttaaactgtgttccaaagatgaacggaggtcttatgggtgtggaacgacattagagtgagtcattaatgacatcaatttcttttttgggtgaactcagGGGCGTAGCTAAGGGGGGGAAATTAGGAAGATTCTAAGGGCCAATGAACTTTTGGGGCCCCCAGAGATCGGTTTTATTAGTAAAAACAGTACTAGTAGTAATGaaatataaattgtaaatgtataatcTATCAgagtaacaaataaaacaaaatgatgtCTTATTTCTGCATTTGTGGCAAAAAAGGCACGTTTACTGCATGGTTCCGTGCTGTTCTGCGTATCCTACAATCACTGACTGAGATCAGATGGTAAACTGTCAAATTAGAGATGTCTTCGCACTCAACAACGAACTATAAGTCTGGTCATTAAAACCAAGGCTACAGCGATAGTCTATTCAATAGGTTACGCACTGAAAATAGAATGAATGTAATTTTGGTTTTTGTAAATCTGACTCATAAGgcatttaacattaaataatcggaaaaaaaaagaaaaaaacacacacaacgtTCGTTCACAGCTTTATGTTCACAGCTGCTGAGCGCGAATTCCAGCGCAACGCTTCAGTTTAACAGTCACAAAGTGCAAGATGAGATGTGTAAGTTAGCTGACTAAACAGCTGTGTTACGATAGAAGTTAAATGAGCGACAGAAACAATCAGTTTGCAAAGACTGTATCAACCAAAGCTCAGCTTTGAGAAGGGCAATATGCAGGTCAGGAAGGAAGGAGAAGGTGATGGAGATGGAATGTTTTTGTAAGAAGTACCttgtgctcaccaaggctgcatgtatttgatccaaaatacagcaaaaacagtattattgtgTCACTTGaacaattgaatgcatccttgctgaataaatgatGTATTACTTTAAGTTCTTTctcaaaaagaataaaaaaccCAACAActtatattcatcaaataatcctaaaatTTTTACACAACTGcgttcaacattgataataatcattaatgcttcttgagcagtgaatcctcatatgagaatgattagtgaaggatcatgtgaaactgaagactggagtaatacaTGATGAtgcattcagctttgatcacaggaataaattacacatttgaagttattttacatttgaatagtatttcacaatattacagctttttttgtattttaataacataaatgcagccttggtgagcagaagagacttttaAAAATCATACCGTTCTCAAACTTTTGTTTGAGTAGTGTATATATAAGTAAATGGCTGACAACAATTTTGGATCGCTATAGGTTGGCCTGTATGTTTGGTACGATAGGGGGTCCAAGCTCATTTTCTTTCATAGGGCCCAAAATTGCTAGTTACGCccctgggtgaactaaccctttaaggtctgCTCACACAAAAGACGACAACTATAAGGATACGATTCTTTCAGAACGATTGTTTTCCAGCTAATGACTAATAAAAACACTGACAGCGAATATGAATAGATTTAGTTCACTTGTGTGGACGGGCGCTAAtttagttatcattatagttaacTTTATGTTACTAAGTTAGAAATttgttttttgcagtgaaatattttaatatactaaAAATGTTGTACTTAGTAACTTAGTCATGAACAAGCcctacaggtttagaacaactttATAAAACAATGATAAAGTATTATAGGGTAAATTATGCCAGAATTGCAATTTTATGGATAAACTCCCTTTAATGCGGTGACCGAGAGAGCTCAAGGTGCTGCAACTGAAGAAGAAAACATGCAAATAGAACAAACACCAGCAAATTAAGAAAACATCCTCATCATTtgtttgtgttgtgagtattttctgcttgtttctgtatttggttttgttgtgaacttttgcagcacgtgttgtcaaaatgatgatgtgtgtttttgttcagttttttttcaGTTGAGCTCTCTCAGCCGAcgtactttaaagggttagttcaccccaaaatgaaaattagcccatgatttactcaccctcaatcaTCCTAGATGAATGACATTCTTcattcagacaaataaaagttatattttaaaaagtcctggcttacccaagctttataatggcagggattgctgctctgtttttgaaaagtACATCTGTCCGTGATATAACATGCTTCACACGGCTTAATAAAggtcttctgaagcaaatcgatgcgtttgtgtaagaaaaatatccatattttaaactttataaagtaaattatctagCTTTCAGCCAATCACCTTCCTTATTCATCTTATAGAAAAAGTgtagtaaaaacatttattaatataactctgattgtatttgtcttaaataagaatgtcatatacacataggatgacttgagtgtgagtaaatcatgggataattaaccctttaaggagGGAATATGTGGTTTACCTGAGCACTTGATACAAACTCTTGAAACGTAGCTGTAAAACAGAAAGCAGACATCGTCAGTTAAACCAAATATCTATAATGCTTCATACCATCAAaaaatttgaatgttttgaactcCATAAACCACAAGTTCGTCTTTGTTTTTCTgcttatactttattttaagcTCACTCATAATTCCTGTCTTTTCCCTGTGTGATCTGGAACTGGATCACAACAAATTGAAGGGAAAAAATTAAGACTCCAAAGACTTCAAAGCCAGAATCAACAACTGCAGATGCAATTCAACTGGAATTCTAGAGTGCACATCCAACGAACTGTCAACTAGTGGGTCTAAGGGTAACTGTATCTCTCTGGCTGTTTTATACCTCTCCAGCAGATGCTGAGCGAGCTCTGAGTGAAGAGAGAAGCCCAGCTTCTCTTTGAGCTGACCCCAGCTCTGCAGACTCGAGCCCAGCCGCACGCGAGACTTGCTCCTGCGGGCATCCaactccctgcgccgctgactGCGAAGAGCATCGGTAGAGGACATCACACTGACAGGTGCCACACAAACGACACTGAAGACAGAGAAACAAACATTGATAATTTAGTaaagttgatttttttcccGGTGCTGTACAAAAATAGAATCAAAGTACCTGGGGCAAAAAaagcactaaaataaataaataataaatataggcCCATAACAAAAGTTGCAGTCTATATTCTGTACGCTATTAATGGAAAGTGCCAAGCACCAGCTGCTCTCATgcttcattttaaatatatgcgCATAACCTGACAGTGTATTTTAGggtacaaaaacacaaaattcaGAAGTAACAAACCACAGGAAACCACAGGCTTACCTTAAATAAGACCCTGCGATAGGTTTGCTTGTTCGCGGGGCCCACTCGCTCGAACTGTTGCCCTTTTAAGAAGGAACCGCTCAGTAAATCAACAGACTATAGCTCAGCTCAAGCC
Proteins encoded:
- the znf692 gene encoding zinc finger protein 692, whose amino-acid sequence is MSSTDALRSQRRRELDARRSKSRVRLGSSLQSWGQLKEKLGFSLHSELAQHLLESYVSRVCIKCSGDGQGEITSTLSTTKESLQELILLVHNHGQMCPFPPVLHSRTVTEPTEPDQSAHAAGRRESETDSNDSSEVDVCLKYICEDRHHFSWSPVKMEKVMTFKNESEMTASSPKRLKQRGRRRLKEEGKTERQEVMTRLKRWQLRENAEVATNDTEQKNETRSQMFGGNNSAGFTVTEIPETQKENIVAADVLHSDQRSPTDSDEITGDDPARFCIENQSPPDSNKEVAVLNLTKRGVQSRADTTEKLNVNKKAGTVKNSSLQYLKHDMFQIGGKRKRKSTSKVILPCEFEGCHKIFSSRQYLNHHVKYQHLQQKTFTCSHPPCSKSFNFKKHLKEHEKLHSNQRDYICEFCARAFRTSSNLIIHRRIHTGEKPLQCEVCGFTCRQKASLNWHMRKHNAESTYQFPCEICGRRFEKRDNVTAHRSKSHPDYNTPTLELPLPPSDPVLHPLGQCGSSPNASKNHTAVE